A region from the Achromobacter seleniivolatilans genome encodes:
- a CDS encoding type II toxin-antitoxin system VapC family toxin — MNTVLDASVALAWLTHRSDASEVMLARHLFEEIEHFHMVVPQHWRVEVANGMLRLLRAQHVSPAKATLFAYQLDALPIHIDRPQIPHQWGHIQQIALTHALTAYDATYVELAARSGSCLATFDRKLADAARAFGVPVFGQVHGIAEAIAVYG; from the coding sequence GTGAACACGGTACTGGACGCGTCTGTCGCTTTGGCTTGGCTTACCCACCGTAGCGATGCTTCGGAAGTCATGCTGGCACGCCATCTGTTCGAAGAAATCGAGCACTTCCATATGGTCGTCCCTCAACATTGGCGGGTTGAGGTGGCCAACGGCATGTTGCGCCTGCTGCGTGCGCAGCATGTGTCGCCCGCCAAAGCCACGTTGTTCGCGTACCAGTTGGACGCGCTTCCCATCCACATAGACAGGCCTCAGATACCCCATCAGTGGGGGCATATTCAGCAGATTGCACTGACTCACGCGCTAACGGCGTACGACGCAACGTATGTCGAATTGGCAGCCCGTTCAGGCAGCTGTCTTGCCACGTTTGATCGCAAATTGGCCGACGCGGCAAGAGCGTTCGGCGTACCGGTATTCGGGCAAGTACATGGCATCGCTGAAGCCATAGCCGTCTACGGTTAA
- the gatB gene encoding Asp-tRNA(Asn)/Glu-tRNA(Gln) amidotransferase subunit GatB translates to MNWEIVIGLETHTQLSTDSKIFSGSSTQFGAAPNTQANVVDLALPGSLPVMNRGAAERAIRFGLAVGATIAPRSVFARKNYFYPDLPKGYQISQYELPVVVGGTLSFFVGEEEKTINLTRAHLEEDAGKSLHDDFNLANGAPASGIDLNRAGTPLLEIVTEPEMRSAAEAVSYARALHSLVVWLGICDGNMQEGSFRCDANVSVRPVGQKEFGTRTEIKNVNSFRFLERAIVYEARRQIELIEDGGTVVQETRLYDSDRDETRSMRSKEDAHDYRYFPDPDLPALVISSAWVDEVRAAMPELPAAQRARFESEYGLTAYDAAQLTVSRDLAAYFETVAHALPAGQAKLAANWVMGEVAAALNKDEKAIADSPVQAPALAALITRIIDGTISNKMAREVFGAMWAGENGGEPDAIIDARGLKQISDTGAIGAMIDEVLAANPAIVEEYRAGKQKAFNSLVGQIMKAGRGKANPQQVNDLLKQKLDS, encoded by the coding sequence ATGAACTGGGAAATCGTCATCGGCCTGGAAACGCACACGCAGCTTTCCACCGACTCCAAGATTTTTTCGGGTAGCAGCACCCAATTCGGCGCCGCTCCCAACACCCAAGCCAACGTGGTCGACCTGGCGTTGCCGGGCAGCCTGCCGGTCATGAACCGCGGCGCCGCTGAACGCGCCATCCGCTTCGGCTTGGCCGTGGGCGCGACCATCGCGCCGCGCTCGGTGTTTGCGCGCAAGAACTACTTCTACCCCGACTTGCCCAAGGGTTACCAGATCAGCCAATACGAGCTGCCGGTCGTCGTGGGCGGAACGCTGTCGTTCTTCGTGGGCGAAGAAGAAAAGACCATCAATCTGACGCGCGCCCACCTGGAAGAAGACGCCGGCAAGTCCTTGCACGACGACTTCAACCTGGCCAACGGCGCCCCCGCCAGCGGTATCGACCTGAACCGCGCCGGAACGCCCCTGCTGGAAATCGTGACCGAGCCGGAAATGCGCTCGGCTGCCGAAGCCGTTTCCTACGCACGCGCGCTGCACAGCCTGGTTGTCTGGCTGGGCATCTGCGACGGCAACATGCAGGAAGGCTCGTTCCGTTGCGATGCCAACGTGTCCGTGCGCCCGGTGGGCCAGAAGGAATTCGGCACCCGCACCGAGATCAAGAACGTCAACTCGTTCCGCTTCCTGGAACGCGCCATTGTTTACGAAGCGCGCCGCCAGATCGAACTGATCGAAGACGGCGGCACGGTCGTGCAGGAAACCCGCCTGTACGACTCAGACCGCGACGAAACACGCAGCATGCGCAGCAAGGAAGATGCGCACGATTACCGCTACTTCCCCGACCCCGACCTGCCCGCGCTGGTGATTTCCAGCGCCTGGGTCGACGAAGTCCGCGCCGCCATGCCCGAATTGCCCGCCGCCCAGCGCGCCCGCTTTGAATCGGAATACGGCCTGACCGCGTATGACGCGGCTCAACTCACCGTGAGCCGCGACCTGGCTGCCTATTTTGAAACCGTGGCGCACGCGCTGCCGGCCGGCCAGGCCAAGCTGGCCGCCAACTGGGTCATGGGCGAAGTGGCTGCCGCATTGAACAAGGACGAAAAGGCCATTGCCGATTCGCCCGTGCAAGCGCCAGCCTTGGCCGCCCTGATCACCCGCATCATCGACGGCACCATCTCCAACAAGATGGCCCGTGAAGTCTTCGGCGCCATGTGGGCCGGTGAAAACGGCGGTGAGCCTGACGCCATCATCGATGCGCGCGGTTTGAAGCAAATCAGCGACACGGGCGCCATCGGCGCCATGATCGACGAAGTGCTGGCAGCCAACCCCGCCATCGTGGAAGAGTACCGGGCCGGCAAGCAAAAGGCGTTTAACTCGCTCGTCGGCCAGATCATGAAGGCAGGCCGCGGCAAGGCCAACCCGCAACAAGTGAACGACCTGCTCAAGCAAAAGCTCGACAGCTGA
- the gatA gene encoding Asp-tRNA(Asn)/Glu-tRNA(Gln) amidotransferase subunit GatA: MTKPALHTQFEGIAGLRAALAQRQISAVDLAQSALAAADAASGLNCFLHIDAELTLAQARAADAALASGSAGPLAGIPIAHKDAFVTRGWRTTAGSKMLEGYVSPFDATVVERLGAAGAVSIGKLNCDEFAMGSGNENSAYGAVKNPWDHAAVPGGSSGGSAAAVAARLVAAATGTDTGGSVRQPAALCGVSGIKPTYGTVSRYGMVAFGSSLDQAGPLAESSRDLLELLDVISGFDPRDATSLEKCDAAVNEPGRVRRDFDAAQSRFDAAGSQPLKGLRIGVPEEYFGAGLSPDVAAAVEAALAQFEALGAVRVPVSLPRTELAIPAYYVIAPAEASSNLARYDGVRYGHRAAQYGNLDDMISRSRAEGFGDEVKRRILIGTYVLSHGYYDAYYLQAQRLRRLIAQDFQRAYADQCDVIMGPVTPTVAKNIGDNRDDPTADWLADVYTLGVSLAGLPAMSIPCGFGAGRPVGLQIIGNYFDEGKLLAIADRFQQVTDWHKQSPT; encoded by the coding sequence ATGACCAAACCCGCCTTGCATACCCAATTCGAGGGGATCGCCGGCTTGCGCGCGGCCCTCGCCCAACGCCAGATCAGCGCTGTCGATCTCGCGCAAAGCGCGCTGGCTGCGGCTGACGCAGCCAGTGGCCTGAATTGCTTTTTACATATTGACGCTGAATTGACGCTGGCCCAGGCCCGCGCCGCCGATGCCGCACTGGCTTCAGGCTCGGCCGGTCCGTTGGCAGGCATTCCCATTGCCCACAAAGACGCTTTTGTGACGCGGGGCTGGCGCACCACCGCCGGCAGCAAGATGCTGGAAGGTTACGTCAGCCCGTTTGACGCGACTGTCGTCGAACGTTTGGGCGCGGCAGGCGCCGTGTCGATCGGCAAGCTGAACTGCGATGAATTCGCCATGGGTTCCGGCAACGAGAATTCCGCGTACGGCGCCGTGAAGAACCCCTGGGACCACGCGGCTGTGCCGGGTGGCTCGTCGGGCGGCTCCGCCGCGGCCGTGGCCGCACGCCTGGTGGCTGCCGCCACCGGCACCGACACCGGCGGTTCGGTGCGCCAGCCCGCCGCCCTGTGCGGTGTCAGCGGCATCAAACCCACCTACGGCACGGTCTCGCGTTATGGCATGGTGGCCTTTGGCTCCAGCCTGGATCAGGCCGGCCCGCTGGCTGAAAGCAGCCGCGACCTGCTTGAACTGCTGGACGTCATCAGCGGCTTTGATCCGCGTGACGCCACCAGCCTGGAAAAGTGCGACGCCGCTGTGAACGAACCCGGCCGCGTGCGCCGCGATTTCGACGCCGCGCAAAGCCGTTTCGACGCTGCGGGCAGCCAACCCCTGAAGGGGCTGCGCATTGGCGTGCCGGAAGAGTACTTCGGCGCCGGTCTGTCACCGGATGTCGCCGCCGCAGTTGAAGCGGCACTGGCCCAATTCGAAGCGCTGGGCGCCGTGCGCGTGCCGGTATCGCTGCCGCGCACCGAACTGGCCATTCCCGCCTATTACGTCATTGCTCCGGCAGAAGCGTCCAGCAACCTGGCTCGCTACGATGGCGTGCGCTACGGCCACCGCGCCGCGCAGTATGGCAACCTGGACGACATGATCAGCCGCTCGCGCGCTGAAGGTTTCGGCGACGAGGTCAAACGCCGCATCCTGATCGGCACCTACGTGCTGTCTCACGGTTACTACGACGCGTATTACCTGCAAGCGCAACGCCTGCGCCGCCTGATCGCGCAGGACTTCCAGCGCGCCTATGCCGACCAGTGCGACGTGATCATGGGGCCCGTAACGCCTACCGTCGCCAAGAACATCGGCGACAACCGCGACGACCCGACCGCAGACTGGCTGGCCGACGTCTACACGCTGGGCGTCAGCCTGGCGGGCCTGCCTGCCATGTCGATTCCTTGCGGATTCGGCGCCGGCCGCCCGGTCGGGCTGCAAATCATCGGCAACTACTTCGACGAAGGCAAGCTTCTAGCCATCGCCGACCGCTTCCAACAAGTCACCGACTGGCACAAGCAATCGCCAACCTAA
- the gatC gene encoding Asp-tRNA(Asn)/Glu-tRNA(Gln) amidotransferase subunit GatC, producing the protein MALNDTDVARIARLARIELTPDQRNLAQAELNGILHLIERLQSVDTQGVEPLAHPLSAHEDIVLRLREDAVTEASSEARRQELLANAPDAQEGLFLVPKVLD; encoded by the coding sequence ATGGCGCTCAATGACACAGATGTGGCCCGCATTGCCCGGCTGGCCAGGATCGAACTGACCCCCGACCAGCGCAATCTTGCGCAGGCCGAGCTTAACGGCATTCTCCACCTGATCGAACGGCTTCAGTCCGTCGACACCCAAGGCGTCGAGCCCCTGGCCCACCCGCTGTCCGCCCACGAGGACATCGTGCTGCGTTTGCGTGAAGACGCCGTGACCGAGGCCAGCTCGGAAGCCCGCCGCCAAGAGCTGCTGGCCAACGCCCCCGACGCCCAGGAAGGTTTGTTCCTGGTCCCTAAAGTGCTGGACTGA
- a CDS encoding rod shape-determining protein yields MFGFLRSYFSSDMAIDLGTANTLIYVRGKGIVLDEPSVVAIRHEGGPHGKKIIQAVGHEAKQMLGRVPGNIEAIRPMKDGVIADFTVTEQMLKQFIRMVHPRNMLAPSPRIIVCVPCGSTQVERRAIRESALGAGASHVFLIEEPMAAAIGAGLAVSDASGSMVVDIGGGTTEVAVISLGGMVYKGSVRVGGDKFDEAIVNYIRRNYGMLIGEPTAELIKKQIGSAFPGSEVREIEVKGRNLAEGVPRSFTVSSNEILESLTDPLNQIVSAVKIALEQTPPELGADITDKGIALTGGGALLRDLDRLLQEETGLPVVVADDPLTCVVRGCGEALEHLEKLGAIFIND; encoded by the coding sequence ATGTTCGGATTCCTGCGCAGTTATTTTTCCAGCGATATGGCGATCGACCTCGGTACCGCCAATACGCTGATTTACGTCCGTGGCAAGGGCATCGTTCTCGATGAACCTTCCGTGGTCGCAATCCGTCATGAAGGCGGGCCTCACGGCAAAAAGATCATCCAGGCCGTCGGCCACGAAGCCAAGCAGATGCTTGGCCGAGTGCCCGGCAACATAGAGGCCATCCGGCCCATGAAGGACGGCGTAATCGCCGACTTCACGGTCACCGAACAGATGCTCAAGCAGTTCATCCGCATGGTGCACCCCCGCAACATGCTGGCGCCCAGTCCGCGCATTATCGTATGCGTACCCTGCGGCTCCACTCAGGTTGAACGGCGCGCTATCCGTGAATCGGCCTTGGGCGCTGGCGCGTCCCATGTCTTCCTGATTGAAGAACCTATGGCTGCGGCCATCGGCGCCGGCTTGGCCGTGTCCGATGCCAGCGGCTCCATGGTCGTCGATATCGGCGGCGGCACCACCGAGGTGGCAGTCATCTCGCTGGGCGGCATGGTCTACAAGGGCTCCGTGCGCGTGGGCGGCGACAAGTTCGACGAGGCAATCGTCAACTATATCCGCCGCAACTACGGCATGCTGATCGGCGAACCCACGGCTGAATTGATCAAAAAGCAAATCGGGTCCGCATTCCCGGGCTCCGAAGTGCGCGAGATCGAAGTCAAGGGCCGCAATCTGGCCGAAGGCGTGCCGCGCAGTTTCACGGTCTCGTCCAACGAGATTCTGGAATCGCTGACCGATCCCCTGAACCAGATCGTTTCCGCCGTGAAGATTGCTCTTGAGCAAACGCCACCGGAACTCGGCGCCGACATTACCGACAAGGGCATTGCCCTGACCGGTGGCGGCGCACTGTTGCGTGATCTCGACCGCCTGCTCCAGGAAGAAACCGGTCTGCCCGTCGTGGTAGCCGATGATCCCCTGACCTGCGTCGTGCGGGGTTGCGGCGAGGCGCTGGAACACCTTGAGAAACTGGGCGCGATCTTCATCAACGATTAA
- the mreC gene encoding rod shape-determining protein MreC, with translation MQRQGTPPLFRRGPPAEVRLVILVVLALALIIMDSQWRMLEPARRAMSVALYPFQRAVMAPRDLVQQVNEWVNAANLIRSENEALQRQRIELAQVASHAAQLAAENAQLRRLLGVTDTVAQSAVVVEVMYEPTNAFTQRLVFNKGSKAGLAPGMPVIDEGGVVGQIVRVTPMTAEAALVTDEQVSIPVQLLRNGLRLIAFGGNSPGKMEVRYLAANADIKEGDTIVTSGVGGLFPAGLPVAKVTSVERDTASGFARAVCEPLAHPERYRHFLVLQVDVARAESNRQEVDSGGSD, from the coding sequence ATGCAACGACAAGGGACTCCTCCCCTATTCAGGCGCGGCCCACCTGCGGAGGTTCGGCTGGTCATTCTGGTCGTCCTTGCTTTGGCCCTGATCATCATGGATTCGCAATGGCGCATGCTGGAACCAGCACGCCGGGCGATGTCCGTGGCGCTTTACCCCTTCCAACGCGCCGTCATGGCGCCGCGTGACCTTGTTCAGCAAGTGAACGAATGGGTCAACGCAGCCAATCTCATCCGTAGCGAAAACGAAGCTTTGCAGCGTCAGCGCATCGAGCTGGCCCAGGTGGCTTCGCACGCGGCGCAACTGGCAGCTGAAAACGCGCAACTGCGCCGCTTGTTGGGCGTGACCGATACCGTGGCTCAATCGGCCGTGGTGGTCGAAGTCATGTATGAACCGACCAACGCGTTTACGCAGCGGCTGGTCTTCAACAAGGGCAGCAAAGCGGGTCTCGCGCCCGGTATGCCGGTCATTGACGAAGGCGGCGTGGTCGGTCAGATCGTCCGTGTGACGCCCATGACGGCCGAGGCCGCGCTGGTGACGGATGAACAGGTATCCATCCCCGTCCAGCTGTTGCGCAATGGGTTGCGCCTGATTGCGTTTGGCGGCAATTCGCCCGGCAAGATGGAAGTCCGTTACCTTGCGGCCAATGCGGATATCAAGGAAGGGGATACTATCGTTACCAGCGGCGTCGGCGGATTGTTTCCCGCCGGCCTGCCCGTGGCCAAAGTGACCTCGGTCGAACGCGATACCGCCTCCGGTTTCGCGCGTGCCGTGTGTGAACCGCTGGCCCACCCCGAACGCTATCGCCACTTCCTGGTTTTGCAGGTGGATGTGGCCCGCGCCGAGTCCAACCGTCAGGAGGTCGATTCCGGTGGATCGGACTAA
- the mreD gene encoding rod shape-determining protein MreD, with protein sequence MDRTNQSVPRRRLGTPSNVHPDRLSGPAHGVFVWGTVLLVWLVSLLPWRLWQGAPDVLLLIIAFWCVHEPRRVGLFTAFFFGLMMDVHDAGLLGEHALSYTLVAYGAVVLHRRLQRFDLWSQAMHMLPVFFVARFLTQIIHAWLAGKWPGWDWSISVAITAALWPLAGWVLHLPQRGADDADSSSA encoded by the coding sequence GTGGATCGGACTAATCAATCCGTGCCCAGGCGCCGCCTGGGCACGCCCAGCAACGTACATCCCGACCGGCTGTCCGGTCCGGCGCACGGCGTCTTTGTCTGGGGCACCGTGCTGCTCGTATGGCTGGTGTCGTTGCTGCCCTGGCGTCTGTGGCAGGGCGCGCCCGATGTGCTGCTGCTGATCATCGCCTTCTGGTGCGTGCATGAGCCGCGCCGCGTCGGCCTGTTCACGGCCTTCTTCTTCGGCTTGATGATGGACGTGCATGACGCCGGACTGCTCGGCGAGCATGCCTTGTCATACACCCTGGTGGCCTACGGCGCCGTGGTACTGCACCGCCGGCTGCAACGGTTTGACCTTTGGAGCCAGGCAATGCACATGCTGCCTGTGTTCTTCGTCGCCCGCTTCCTGACTCAGATCATCCACGCATGGCTGGCCGGGAAATGGCCAGGTTGGGACTGGAGCATCAGCGTGGCCATCACCGCCGCCCTGTGGCCGCTGGCGGGTTGGGTTCTGCACTTGCCGCAGCGCGGTGCCGACGACGCCGACTCTTCCTCCGCCTGA
- the mrdA gene encoding penicillin-binding protein 2, which produces MFEFKKTGQQQKQRFRLRAWVGGAFALLCFGVLIGRFWYLQVDRYEGLSERADRNRIAVVPIPPRRGEILDRNGEVLARNYRTYTLEVVPAHAGNMNELFERLTEVVYISPADQRRFKRRAAESSRYASLQLRNNLNETEAAWFAAHSFQFPGVELRARWVREYPQGVSAAHVVGYIGRIAEGDNEELERAGQLGNYRGTDVIGKKGIEKTWEEQLHGRTGLEEVEVTAGGRPMRTLRRIDPVPGSDIMLSIDLGLQKVAEEAFEGQRGALVAIDPDTGEVLAFVSQPSFDPNLFVDGIDVDNWRMLNESPDHPLINRPLYGTYPIGSTYKPFVALAALELGKRRATDRISDPGYYEFGGQKFRNAGGAAYGMTDMHKAIVVSSDTYFYSLGPEIGVNALHDFTKQFGFGQITGIDLEGEKRGVLPSTDWKRSAYKDKDRQRWYAGETISVAVGQGYNAFTLLQLAQGTSTLANNGLYRRPHLVHAVRDPRSGVAKPTESAPDYRIPLKQANVDVIKSAMADVVRAGTARRAFANAPYQAAGKTGTAQVFSLRGGHYRASAIDERLRDHALFMGFAPLEHPRIAVSLIVENAGWGASVAAPVARKVFDYWLAKDRQDKIVRPDRGDPLASVESITSDVVRQ; this is translated from the coding sequence ATGTTTGAATTCAAGAAAACCGGTCAGCAACAAAAGCAGCGCTTTCGCCTGCGCGCCTGGGTGGGCGGGGCTTTTGCGCTGCTGTGCTTTGGTGTGCTGATCGGCCGGTTCTGGTATTTGCAGGTTGACCGCTACGAAGGCCTGTCCGAACGCGCCGACCGCAACCGCATTGCGGTTGTGCCGATCCCGCCGCGCCGTGGCGAGATCCTGGACCGCAACGGCGAAGTGCTGGCGCGCAACTATCGCACCTATACGCTGGAAGTCGTGCCTGCCCACGCTGGCAACATGAACGAGCTGTTCGAGCGTCTGACCGAGGTGGTGTACATCAGCCCGGCAGATCAGCGCCGCTTCAAACGCCGCGCCGCCGAGTCCAGCCGCTATGCCAGCCTGCAATTGCGCAATAACCTGAACGAAACGGAAGCCGCCTGGTTTGCCGCGCATTCGTTTCAGTTCCCGGGTGTGGAACTGCGTGCGCGTTGGGTCCGTGAATATCCGCAAGGCGTGTCGGCCGCCCACGTCGTAGGCTATATCGGCCGTATCGCCGAAGGCGACAACGAAGAACTGGAACGCGCGGGGCAGCTCGGCAACTACCGAGGCACCGATGTCATCGGCAAGAAGGGCATCGAAAAGACCTGGGAAGAACAGCTGCACGGCCGCACCGGTCTTGAAGAAGTTGAGGTCACCGCAGGCGGCCGGCCGATGCGCACGCTGCGCCGGATCGACCCTGTGCCCGGCTCGGACATCATGTTGTCCATTGATCTGGGCCTGCAGAAAGTCGCCGAAGAAGCCTTCGAAGGCCAACGCGGCGCGCTGGTTGCCATTGATCCGGATACAGGTGAAGTCCTGGCTTTTGTCTCGCAACCGTCTTTCGATCCCAATCTGTTTGTCGATGGCATCGATGTGGACAACTGGCGCATGCTGAACGAATCGCCGGACCATCCGCTGATCAACCGGCCGTTGTATGGCACCTATCCGATCGGTTCGACCTACAAGCCTTTTGTGGCGCTGGCCGCGCTGGAATTGGGCAAGCGCCGCGCAACGGATCGCATCTCCGACCCCGGCTACTACGAATTCGGCGGACAGAAATTCCGCAACGCGGGCGGCGCGGCCTATGGCATGACCGACATGCACAAGGCCATCGTGGTGTCGTCGGACACGTACTTTTATTCGCTGGGCCCCGAGATCGGCGTGAACGCGCTGCATGATTTCACCAAGCAGTTCGGGTTCGGCCAGATCACCGGTATCGATCTGGAAGGCGAGAAGCGGGGCGTGCTGCCGTCAACCGACTGGAAGCGCTCAGCCTATAAAGATAAGGATCGCCAGCGTTGGTATGCGGGCGAGACGATCTCGGTTGCGGTCGGTCAGGGCTATAACGCCTTTACTTTGCTGCAACTGGCGCAGGGCACATCCACGCTTGCCAACAATGGCCTGTACCGCCGGCCGCACCTGGTGCATGCGGTGCGCGATCCGCGCAGTGGCGTGGCCAAGCCTACCGAATCCGCGCCGGATTACCGCATTCCGCTCAAGCAGGCCAATGTGGACGTGATCAAGAGCGCAATGGCCGACGTGGTGCGGGCCGGTACGGCGCGGCGTGCGTTTGCGAACGCGCCTTACCAAGCCGCCGGTAAGACGGGCACCGCGCAGGTGTTCAGCCTGCGAGGCGGCCACTATCGCGCCAGCGCCATTGATGAACGCCTGCGCGATCACGCCCTGTTCATGGGATTTGCGCCGTTGGAACACCCCCGTATCGCGGTCTCGCTGATTGTCGAGAACGCGGGCTGGGGCGCCAGCGTGGCCGCGCCTGTTGCGCGCAAGGTATTCGACTATTGGCTGGCCAAAGACCGGCAGGACAAGATCGTGCGGCCAGACCGCGGCGACCCCCTGGCGTCTGTTGAATCCATTACCTCCGATGTGGTGCGCCAATAA
- the rodA gene encoding rod shape-determining protein RodA — protein sequence MKRLGLILLRVFTAFDWPLLAILLMFAALGLTVMHSAVGGTDWRFAEQSRNFIIAFFAMWIMALIPPKWLMKLALPFYVVGVVLLLGVEFFGETSKGATRWLNLGVTRIQPSEMMKIGVPMMLAWYFQRHEGAVRVRDFLAAAAMLAAPFGLIVLQPDLGTALLVFGAGFFVIYFAGLSFKLLVPVMLAGIIAIGTLVYYEDQLCEPDVNWVVLHDYQKHRVCTLLNPSSDPLGKGFHTIQSMIAVGSGGVYGKGYMKGTQTHLDFIPERTTDFIFAVYAEEFGLYGGIAILVLYGLMMARGLTIASRAASQFGRLLSGALTMMLFIYVFVNVGMVTGILPVVGVPLPFMSYGGTALFTMGIAFGIMMSISRHRSVKT from the coding sequence ATGAAGCGCCTGGGCCTTATTCTGCTACGCGTGTTTACGGCATTCGATTGGCCGTTGTTGGCCATCTTGCTGATGTTCGCGGCGCTGGGCCTGACCGTGATGCACTCGGCGGTGGGCGGTACCGATTGGCGCTTTGCGGAACAGTCGCGCAATTTCATCATCGCTTTCTTCGCCATGTGGATCATGGCGCTGATACCGCCCAAGTGGCTGATGAAGCTGGCCTTGCCGTTTTATGTGGTGGGCGTGGTGCTGCTGCTGGGCGTGGAATTTTTTGGCGAAACCAGCAAGGGCGCGACCCGCTGGCTGAACCTGGGCGTGACGCGCATCCAGCCATCTGAAATGATGAAGATCGGCGTGCCGATGATGCTGGCGTGGTATTTCCAGCGCCACGAAGGCGCGGTGCGAGTCCGAGACTTTCTGGCGGCTGCTGCGATGTTGGCGGCGCCCTTTGGCCTGATCGTGTTGCAGCCCGACCTGGGCACGGCGCTGCTGGTGTTTGGCGCCGGTTTCTTCGTGATCTATTTTGCGGGCCTGTCGTTCAAGCTGCTCGTGCCTGTCATGCTGGCGGGCATCATCGCCATTGGTACGCTGGTCTACTACGAAGACCAGTTGTGCGAACCCGATGTGAACTGGGTGGTGCTGCACGACTATCAAAAGCACCGCGTCTGCACCTTGCTGAATCCAAGCTCTGATCCGCTGGGCAAGGGCTTCCACACGATCCAGTCGATGATTGCGGTGGGTTCGGGCGGGGTGTATGGCAAGGGCTACATGAAGGGTACGCAGACCCATCTGGACTTTATTCCCGAGCGCACCACCGACTTTATTTTCGCGGTCTATGCCGAGGAGTTCGGGCTGTATGGCGGCATCGCGATTCTGGTGTTGTACGGCCTGATGATGGCACGCGGTCTGACGATCGCATCCCGGGCTGCGTCACAGTTCGGGCGGTTGCTGTCGGGGGCGCTGACGATGATGCTGTTTATCTATGTCTTTGTGAACGTGGGGATGGTGACGGGGATTTTGCCGGTCGTCGGGGTGCCTTTGCCGTTCATGAGTTATGGGGGGACGGCGTTGTTTACGATGGGGATTGCGTTTGGGATCATGATGAGTATTAGTCGGCATCGGTCGGTTAAGACTTGA
- a CDS encoding Ldh family oxidoreductase, translating into MKLTIAQANEYGRLVLMAQGVPEDIARDVAEHLVESDRVGYTSHGLSILTNYRRVLSAGLAQADGRPELVNDRGAMLAYDGHHGLGQYVGKVVIEKAIERTQEHGQCILTLRHSHHLGRMGHFGEMVAAKGLILLAFTNVINRSPTVAPFGGAEACLTTNPLCFAGPLPGGRPPFIVDMATSSIAVNKARVLAAKGEQAPPGSLIDADGNPTTDPNALFADPPGALLPFGGHKGYALGLVAELLAGVLSGGGTIQPEHPRIGVATNNMFALLLDPQVDFNTDWRSMEVGAFIDYLHACKPQPGVESVQYPGEYEARNRAANPDSVTFDSRIWDGLTKLAVDLGVPEALPN; encoded by the coding sequence ATGAAACTTACGATCGCTCAAGCAAATGAGTACGGACGCCTGGTGCTGATGGCGCAAGGCGTTCCCGAAGACATCGCGCGCGATGTTGCGGAACACCTGGTCGAGTCCGACCGGGTCGGCTACACCAGCCACGGCCTGTCGATTCTGACGAACTACCGGCGCGTGCTGTCCGCAGGCCTGGCGCAAGCCGACGGCCGGCCCGAACTCGTCAACGACCGCGGCGCCATGCTGGCCTACGACGGCCATCACGGCCTGGGCCAGTATGTTGGCAAGGTCGTCATCGAAAAGGCCATCGAGCGCACGCAAGAGCACGGCCAGTGCATCCTGACCCTGCGCCACAGCCATCACCTGGGCCGCATGGGCCACTTCGGCGAAATGGTCGCGGCCAAGGGTTTGATCCTGCTGGCCTTCACCAACGTGATCAACCGCTCGCCCACCGTCGCCCCCTTCGGCGGCGCCGAAGCATGCCTGACCACAAACCCGCTGTGCTTTGCCGGCCCCCTGCCCGGCGGCCGCCCGCCGTTCATCGTGGACATGGCAACCAGCTCAATCGCCGTAAACAAGGCGCGGGTGCTGGCAGCCAAGGGCGAACAAGCACCACCAGGATCGCTGATCGACGCGGACGGCAACCCGACAACGGACCCCAACGCCCTGTTCGCAGATCCTCCTGGCGCCCTGCTGCCCTTTGGCGGTCACAAGGGTTATGCGCTGGGACTCGTGGCTGAACTCCTGGCCGGCGTCTTGTCTGGCGGCGGAACCATCCAACCCGAACACCCCCGCATCGGCGTCGCGACGAACAACATGTTCGCGCTGCTACTGGACCCGCAGGTGGATTTCAATACGGATTGGCGGTCAATGGAGGTTGGCGCTTTCATCGACTACCTGCACGCCTGCAAGCCCCAACCAGGCGTTGAAAGCGTGCAATATCCCGGCGAATACGAAGCCCGCAATCGCGCAGCCAATCCGGACTCGGTGACATTTGATAGCCGAATCTGGGATGGCTTGACGAAGCTGGCGGTAGATTTGGGCGTGCCCGAAGCCTTGCCCAACTAG